The Gordonia sp. KTR9 genome contains a region encoding:
- a CDS encoding exodeoxyribonuclease VII small subunit, producing MSTDETSTPIQELGYEEARDELAEIVTTLEHGGLDLDASLALWERGEALATRCEEHLRGARTRIEAAITDKGADPGDEDDD from the coding sequence GTGAGCACCGACGAGACATCCACTCCCATCCAGGAACTCGGGTACGAGGAGGCACGGGACGAGCTCGCCGAGATCGTCACCACCCTCGAGCACGGCGGGCTCGATCTCGACGCCTCGCTCGCACTCTGGGAACGCGGAGAGGCCCTCGCCACGCGCTGCGAGGAACACCTGCGCGGGGCCCGGACGCGCATCGAGGCGGCGATCACCGACAAGGGCGCCGATCCCGGCGATGAGGACGACGACTGA
- the xseA gene encoding exodeoxyribonuclease VII large subunit has protein sequence MTGADTSDTPRRSSSPNSAEHPWPVRTVNTKIADWIHRLGQIWVEGQVTQISRRPGTRTAFLTLRDPAADISISVTCSPDLLARTEVPLTDGSSVVVLGRPSYYTGRGTVSLRVSEIRAVGIGELLLRIERLRQLMAAEGLFDSRLKRPLPFLPRVVGLISGRASAAQHDVVSVATARWSDVRFDIREAPVQGPTAVARILTHLAELDAHPDVEVIIIARGGGSVEDLLPFSDEALLRAVSRCRTPVVSAIGHEPDNPLLDFVADLRAATPTDAAKRVVPDVEAELAGIADLRRRSAQALRNWVRRESGVVAALRARPVLARPGVLVDSEAARVAELVRVLRRDVLRHIDSEERRSEHLAARLSTLGPAQTLARGYAVVQRTDTDPPHVVGTLADLPPGAQVRIRVADGAATARVDGPAARRSRARSRTGGATEPTNAHEDGGDA, from the coding sequence GTGACCGGAGCCGACACGAGCGACACACCGCGACGTTCCTCCTCGCCGAACTCCGCCGAGCACCCGTGGCCGGTCCGGACGGTCAACACCAAGATCGCCGACTGGATCCACCGGCTCGGACAGATCTGGGTGGAGGGGCAGGTCACCCAGATCAGCCGGCGACCCGGCACCCGGACCGCGTTCCTCACCCTGCGCGATCCCGCCGCCGACATCTCGATCTCGGTGACGTGCAGCCCGGATCTACTGGCGCGCACCGAGGTTCCGCTGACCGACGGCAGTTCCGTGGTGGTCCTGGGCCGTCCGAGTTACTACACCGGTCGCGGCACGGTGTCCCTGCGCGTCAGCGAGATCCGGGCGGTGGGCATCGGCGAGCTCTTGTTGCGCATCGAACGACTGCGCCAGCTGATGGCCGCCGAGGGCCTCTTCGATTCGCGCCTCAAGCGGCCCCTGCCCTTCCTGCCGCGTGTGGTCGGGCTGATCAGCGGGCGGGCGAGCGCCGCGCAGCACGACGTGGTGAGCGTGGCCACCGCGCGCTGGTCGGACGTCCGTTTCGACATCAGGGAAGCCCCCGTGCAGGGCCCGACGGCCGTCGCCCGCATCCTCACCCATCTCGCCGAACTCGATGCACACCCGGATGTCGAGGTCATCATCATCGCGCGCGGCGGGGGCAGCGTCGAAGACCTGCTCCCCTTCTCCGACGAGGCGCTGTTGCGCGCGGTCTCGCGGTGCCGGACGCCGGTCGTCAGCGCGATCGGGCACGAACCGGACAATCCGTTGCTCGATTTCGTCGCGGATCTGCGCGCGGCCACCCCGACAGACGCCGCCAAACGTGTGGTTCCCGACGTCGAGGCCGAGCTCGCCGGCATCGCGGACCTGCGCCGCCGCAGTGCGCAGGCGCTGCGCAACTGGGTCCGGCGGGAGTCCGGCGTCGTGGCGGCGCTCCGGGCGCGTCCGGTGCTCGCCCGTCCCGGGGTGCTGGTGGACTCCGAAGCCGCGCGGGTGGCCGAACTGGTCCGCGTATTGCGACGGGATGTGTTGCGCCACATAGATTCCGAGGAGCGTCGCAGCGAGCACCTCGCCGCGCGGTTGTCGACCCTCGGTCCCGCGCAGACCCTGGCGCGCGGCTACGCGGTGGTGCAGCGCACCGACACCGATCCCCCGCATGTGGTCGGCACCCTCGCGGACCTGCCGCCGGGTGCGCAGGTGCGGATCCGGGTCGCCGACGGCGCCGCGACCGCCCGGGTCGACGGGCCCGCCGCACGCCGCTCCCGCGCACGATCCCGGACGGGCGGCGCGACCGAACCGACGAACGCGCACGAAGACGGAGGAGACGCGTGA
- a CDS encoding fumarate hydratase, which produces MSKPASAPEFLYSDLLPTGADETPYRLITADGVSTFTAGGRTFLQVDPEAIRRLTAEAMHDISHYLRPAHLAQLRKIIDDPEASGNDRFVALDLLKNVNISAGGVLPMCQDTGTAIVMGKKSEGVLTGTDDAEAISRGVYDAYTQLNLRYSQLAPLTTYEEKNTGSNLPAQVEIYATEQGPKGPEYKFLFMAKGGGSANKSFLFQETKAILNPKSILKFLDEKIRSLGTAACPPYHLAVVIGGTSAEFALKTAKYASAHYLDNLPTQGSMSAHGFRDLELEDKVFKLTQSFGIGAQFGGKYFCHDVRVVRLPRHGASCPVAIAVSCSADRQALGKITADGVFLEQLETDPAKYMPAAGVAEDISGGEVVEVDLNRPMPEILAQLSQYPVKTRLSLTGPLVVARDIAHAKIKERLDAGEPMPDYLRDHPVYYAGPAKTPEGMASGSFGPTTAGRMDSYVEQFQAAGGSMVMLAKGNRSKQVTDACGSHGGFYLGSIGGPAARLALDCIKSQEIIEYPELGMEAVWKIEVENFPAFIVVDDKGNDFFTDPSGAVNVPLSGIRIRSKE; this is translated from the coding sequence GTGAGTAAACCAGCCTCAGCCCCCGAGTTTCTCTACTCTGATCTGCTCCCCACCGGCGCCGACGAGACCCCGTACCGGTTGATCACCGCCGACGGTGTGTCCACCTTCACCGCCGGCGGCCGAACTTTCCTGCAGGTCGACCCGGAGGCCATCCGGCGGCTCACCGCCGAGGCCATGCACGACATCAGCCACTACCTGCGCCCGGCTCATCTCGCGCAGCTGCGCAAGATCATCGACGACCCGGAGGCCTCGGGTAACGACCGGTTCGTCGCGCTCGACCTGCTGAAGAACGTCAACATCTCCGCGGGGGGCGTGTTGCCGATGTGTCAGGACACCGGCACCGCGATCGTGATGGGCAAGAAGAGTGAAGGGGTGCTGACCGGCACTGACGACGCCGAGGCCATCTCTCGGGGTGTCTACGACGCCTACACCCAGCTCAACCTGCGCTACTCGCAGCTCGCCCCGCTGACGACCTACGAAGAGAAGAACACCGGCTCCAACCTGCCCGCCCAGGTGGAGATCTACGCCACCGAACAGGGGCCCAAGGGGCCGGAGTACAAGTTCCTGTTCATGGCCAAGGGCGGTGGCAGTGCCAACAAGTCGTTCCTGTTCCAGGAGACCAAGGCGATCCTGAACCCGAAGAGCATTCTGAAGTTCCTCGACGAGAAGATCCGCTCGCTCGGCACCGCGGCGTGCCCGCCGTACCACCTTGCCGTCGTGATCGGCGGCACCTCAGCCGAATTCGCGCTCAAGACCGCCAAATACGCGTCGGCGCACTACCTCGACAACCTGCCCACGCAGGGTTCGATGTCGGCGCACGGTTTCCGTGACCTCGAACTCGAGGACAAGGTGTTCAAGCTGACCCAGTCCTTCGGTATCGGTGCGCAGTTCGGCGGCAAGTACTTCTGCCACGACGTGCGTGTCGTGCGGCTGCCCCGCCACGGCGCGTCGTGCCCGGTCGCGATCGCGGTGTCGTGTTCGGCCGACCGTCAGGCACTCGGCAAGATCACCGCCGACGGCGTCTTCCTCGAACAGCTCGAGACCGATCCGGCCAAGTACATGCCCGCAGCCGGTGTGGCCGAGGACATCTCGGGCGGCGAGGTGGTCGAGGTCGACCTCAACCGTCCGATGCCGGAGATCCTCGCCCAGCTCTCGCAGTACCCGGTCAAGACCCGTCTGTCGCTGACCGGGCCACTCGTCGTCGCGCGAGACATCGCGCACGCCAAGATCAAGGAGCGCCTCGACGCCGGCGAACCGATGCCCGACTACCTCCGCGACCACCCCGTCTACTACGCGGGACCGGCGAAGACCCCCGAGGGCATGGCCTCCGGATCGTTCGGGCCGACGACGGCCGGCCGGATGGACAGCTACGTCGAGCAGTTCCAGGCGGCCGGCGGCTCGATGGTCATGCTGGCCAAGGGAAATCGGTCCAAGCAGGTCACCGATGCGTGCGGCTCGCACGGCGGTTTCTACCTCGGCTCGATCGGCGGACCCGCGGCGCGTCTGGCGCTCGACTGCATCAAGAGCCAGGAGATCATCGAGTACCCCGAGCTCGGCATGGAGGCCGTGTGGAAGATCGAGGTCGAGAATTTTCCCGCGTTCATCGTTGTTGACGACAAGGGCAACGACTTTTTCACCGACCCGAGCGGGGCCGTGAACGTCCCGCTGAGCGGCATAAGGATTCGATCGAAGGAGTAG
- a CDS encoding sensor histidine kinase, with amino-acid sequence MASEFSELDPRSLELQKALSQMRLRELLDEVADRVGQIADVRDQTDGLLQAMLVVSSGLDLETTLESIVASAIRLVDAEYGALGVLGRGHHLSAFLSQGIDDETRVRIGRLPTGGGVLGLLIDRPELLRLPDLSEHPESVGFPPNHPPMTSFLGTPIRVRDEIFGNLYLTEKRNGGVFTEDDEVVIQALASAAGIAIDNARLYEQAQNQLAWIEANRDVMTELLTGADHQDVLEEIARKVLSLAEADLVFIAEPHDTEEPVESIDELVITVAEGTEGHVFRGQSIPIVGSTSGTAFVQRRPVLREHLEYDIGDSSTRFGPVMAAPLRTVDSTRGVLIAMRAEGREPFTRDLLELSADFADQAALAMQLATATLQTHQMRVLEDRERIARDLHDHVIQRIFAEGLSLQATLQRTHSPDVRSRLTRSINNLQDIVQEVRTTIFDLQAEDMMITRLRQRVQEAIDQQIDDLPIQVHVRTSGPLSVVAPPLAEHVVAVTREAVSNVVKHARATTVTVSLAIADELVVEVVDDGIGLPADVTPSGLRNLALRAEKLGGSFTLTTPPNGRGLALRWSAPL; translated from the coding sequence ATGGCTTCCGAATTCTCGGAACTCGACCCGAGATCGCTCGAATTGCAGAAAGCGCTGTCGCAGATGCGTTTGCGCGAGCTGCTCGACGAGGTCGCCGACCGGGTCGGCCAGATCGCCGACGTGCGTGATCAGACCGATGGACTCCTTCAGGCGATGCTCGTCGTCAGTTCCGGACTCGATCTGGAAACCACACTCGAATCGATCGTGGCGTCGGCGATCCGGCTGGTCGACGCGGAGTACGGCGCACTCGGCGTCCTCGGGCGCGGGCACCACCTGTCTGCCTTTCTGTCGCAGGGCATCGACGACGAGACCCGCGTGCGCATCGGAAGGCTGCCGACCGGCGGCGGCGTCCTCGGACTGCTCATCGACCGACCCGAACTGCTGCGCCTTCCCGACCTCTCCGAGCATCCCGAATCCGTGGGGTTCCCCCCGAACCACCCGCCGATGACGAGTTTCCTGGGTACACCCATCCGGGTCCGTGACGAGATCTTCGGCAATCTCTATCTGACGGAGAAAAGGAACGGCGGCGTCTTCACCGAGGACGACGAGGTGGTGATCCAGGCTCTGGCGTCCGCGGCCGGGATCGCGATCGACAACGCCCGCCTCTACGAGCAGGCGCAGAACCAGCTGGCCTGGATCGAGGCCAACCGCGATGTGATGACCGAGCTGCTGACCGGCGCCGATCACCAGGACGTTCTCGAAGAGATCGCTCGCAAGGTGCTGAGCCTCGCCGAGGCCGACCTCGTCTTCATCGCCGAGCCCCACGACACCGAGGAGCCCGTCGAGTCGATCGACGAACTCGTGATCACCGTGGCCGAGGGCACCGAGGGCCACGTCTTCCGCGGCCAGAGCATCCCCATCGTCGGGTCGACGTCGGGGACCGCATTCGTCCAGCGACGTCCCGTTCTGCGTGAGCACCTGGAATACGACATCGGCGATTCGTCGACGCGCTTCGGGCCGGTGATGGCCGCGCCGCTGCGCACGGTCGACTCCACCCGGGGCGTGCTGATCGCCATGCGGGCCGAGGGGCGAGAGCCTTTCACGCGGGACCTCCTGGAGCTCAGCGCGGACTTCGCCGACCAGGCCGCTCTGGCCATGCAGCTGGCCACTGCCACGCTGCAGACCCATCAGATGCGTGTCCTCGAAGATCGCGAGCGGATCGCCCGTGACCTCCACGATCACGTGATCCAGCGGATCTTCGCCGAAGGACTCAGTCTGCAGGCGACGCTGCAGCGCACCCATTCACCCGATGTCCGTTCGCGCCTCACCCGCTCCATCAACAATCTGCAGGACATCGTCCAGGAGGTTCGGACGACCATCTTCGATCTGCAGGCCGAGGACATGATGATCACCCGGCTGCGGCAGCGCGTGCAGGAGGCCATCGACCAGCAGATCGACGATCTGCCGATTCAGGTACACGTCCGGACGTCGGGCCCGCTGTCGGTGGTGGCGCCGCCGCTGGCCGAGCACGTCGTCGCGGTCACGCGGGAAGCGGTGAGCAACGTCGTCAAGCATGCCCGGGCCACGACCGTGACGGTGTCGCTCGCGATTGCCGACGAACTCGTCGTCGAGGTCGTCGACGACGGCATCGGGCTGCCGGCCGATGTGACGCCGAGCGGCCTCCGCAATCTCGCCCTCCGGGCCGAGAAGCTCGGTGGTTCGTTCACGCTGACCACGCCACCGAACGGCCGTGGTCTGGCACTGCGCTGGTCGGCGCCCCTCTAG
- a CDS encoding lipid droplet-associated protein, producing MDRAPYPARIAAGLIVTALEETRKLPALLITLPMTAVSQTLQAGMRAQQNIAELAIKGDAALEMFFDRPDEQPEWARFDEDEPESPAPVSPPAPAAKAPSAAPTTPAPTTPGPTTIDDEVEEAATDADLAAPPRADAGRFALYSSTPDEAVAAEVPGTEAVTSSDGSGPEIVELIDYDTLTLAQLRARLRTVAIEDLIALVDYEKAGRARAPFVTMLENRIAAQNKRSTEA from the coding sequence ATGGATCGCGCACCGTACCCTGCCCGGATAGCCGCTGGTCTGATCGTCACCGCCCTCGAGGAGACGCGGAAACTCCCGGCCCTGCTCATCACGTTGCCGATGACCGCGGTCAGCCAGACCCTTCAGGCCGGCATGCGGGCGCAACAGAACATCGCCGAACTGGCCATCAAGGGCGACGCCGCCCTGGAGATGTTCTTCGACCGGCCCGACGAACAGCCCGAATGGGCGCGCTTCGACGAGGACGAGCCGGAGAGCCCCGCGCCGGTCTCGCCGCCCGCACCCGCCGCGAAGGCACCGAGTGCCGCACCGACCACCCCGGCACCGACCACACCCGGCCCCACCACCATCGACGACGAGGTCGAGGAGGCGGCCACCGACGCCGATCTCGCCGCGCCGCCGCGAGCCGACGCGGGTCGGTTCGCGCTGTACAGTTCCACCCCCGACGAGGCCGTCGCGGCCGAGGTGCCGGGCACCGAGGCGGTCACGTCGTCCGACGGTTCGGGACCCGAGATCGTCGAACTCATCGACTACGACACCCTGACCCTCGCGCAACTGCGCGCCCGGCTCCGGACGGTCGCCATCGAAGACCTGATCGCGCTCGTCGACTACGAGAAGGCCGGTCGTGCCCGCGCGCCGTTCGTGACGATGCTCGAGAACCGGATCGCCGCGCAGAACAAGCGCTCCACCGAAGCGTGA
- a CDS encoding 4-hydroxy-3-methylbut-2-enyl diphosphate reductase encodes MSETKRVLLAEPRGYCAGVDRAVETVERALDKHGAPVYVRKEIVHNRHVVETLAERGAIFVGETDEVPEGATVVFSAHGVSPLVHQTAAERNLRTIDATCPLVTKVHQEAKRFARDDYDILLIGHEGHEEVEGTAGEAPQHIQLVDGPDSVESVTVRDESKLVWLSQTTLSVDETMETVRRLREKFPLLNDPPSDDICYATQNRQVAVKAMAPECDLVIVVGSQNSSNSVRLVEVALQAGARAGHLVDYAREIDESWLDGVTTVGVTSGASVPEVLVRGVLDYLAERGYGTVETVNTANETLTFALPRELRPARTSS; translated from the coding sequence ATGTCTGAGACGAAGCGTGTCCTCCTCGCCGAACCCCGCGGCTACTGCGCTGGTGTCGACCGTGCGGTGGAGACGGTCGAGCGTGCCCTCGACAAGCACGGCGCTCCCGTCTACGTGCGCAAGGAGATCGTGCACAACCGGCACGTCGTGGAGACCCTCGCCGAGCGCGGGGCGATCTTCGTCGGGGAGACCGACGAGGTGCCCGAGGGCGCGACCGTCGTGTTCTCCGCGCACGGCGTCTCCCCGCTGGTGCACCAGACCGCCGCGGAGCGCAACCTGCGGACCATCGACGCGACCTGCCCGCTGGTCACCAAGGTCCACCAGGAGGCCAAGCGGTTCGCGCGCGACGACTACGACATCCTGCTGATCGGCCACGAGGGCCACGAGGAGGTCGAGGGCACCGCCGGTGAGGCTCCCCAGCACATCCAGCTGGTCGACGGCCCCGACAGCGTGGAGTCGGTGACGGTCCGCGACGAGTCGAAGCTCGTCTGGCTGTCGCAGACCACCCTCTCGGTCGACGAGACGATGGAGACCGTCCGGCGGCTCCGGGAGAAGTTCCCGCTGCTCAACGACCCGCCCAGCGACGACATCTGCTACGCCACCCAGAACCGTCAGGTGGCGGTCAAGGCAATGGCGCCCGAGTGTGATCTGGTGATCGTCGTCGGGTCACAGAACTCGTCGAACTCGGTACGCCTCGTGGAAGTGGCCCTGCAGGCCGGCGCGAGGGCAGGCCACCTGGTCGACTACGCGCGTGAGATCGACGAGTCGTGGCTGGACGGTGTCACGACCGTCGGCGTCACCTCCGGCGCGTCGGTGCCCGAGGTCCTGGTCCGCGGCGTCCTGGATTACCTGGCCGAGCGCGGCTACGGCACGGTCGAGACCGTCAACACGGCCAACGAGACCCTCACCTTCGCGCTTCCGCGCGAGCTGCGCCCGGCACGCACGTCGAGCTGA
- a CDS encoding class II fumarate hydratase produces MTGAQGNEQRYRTEHDTMGEVQVPVDALWRAQTQRAVENFPISGRPLERTQIRAMGLLKAACATVNADLGLLDPEKADAIVAAATEIADGRHDDQFPIDVFQTGSGTSSNMNTNEVIASIAKSRGVDVHPNDHVNMSQSSNDTFPTATHVAATEAAVTDLIPALEHLQKALSDKATEWREVVKSGRTHLMDAVPVTLGQEFGGYARQVEAGIERITATLPRVGELPIGGTAVGTGLNAPDGFGTKVVAELVRLTGVEALTLAKDNFEAQAARDGLVELSGQLKTVAVSLTKIANDVRWMGSGPLTGLGEILLPDLQPGSSIMPGKVNPVLPEAVTQVAAQVIGNDAAVTWGGGNGAFELNVYIPMMARNVLESLKLLANVSRLFADRCISGLQANTERLRTLAESSPSIVTPLNSAIGYEEAAAVAKQALKEGKTIRETVLDRGLVGDTLTEAELDARLDVLKMANLDRER; encoded by the coding sequence ATGACCGGAGCACAGGGCAATGAGCAGCGGTACCGCACCGAGCACGACACCATGGGCGAGGTGCAGGTACCCGTCGACGCCCTGTGGCGGGCCCAGACGCAGCGCGCCGTCGAGAACTTCCCGATCAGCGGACGGCCGCTCGAGCGGACCCAGATCCGCGCGATGGGACTGCTGAAGGCGGCCTGCGCCACGGTCAATGCCGACCTCGGTCTCCTCGACCCGGAGAAAGCCGATGCCATCGTCGCCGCGGCCACCGAGATCGCCGACGGCCGCCACGACGACCAGTTCCCGATCGATGTGTTCCAGACCGGTTCGGGCACCAGCTCGAACATGAACACGAACGAGGTCATCGCGTCGATCGCCAAGTCACGCGGCGTGGACGTCCATCCCAACGATCACGTCAACATGTCGCAGTCGTCGAACGACACCTTCCCGACGGCGACGCACGTCGCCGCCACCGAAGCCGCGGTCACCGACCTGATCCCGGCGCTGGAGCATCTGCAGAAGGCGTTGAGCGACAAGGCAACCGAATGGCGTGAGGTCGTCAAGAGCGGCCGCACGCATCTGATGGACGCCGTGCCGGTCACGCTGGGCCAGGAGTTCGGCGGCTATGCACGCCAGGTCGAGGCGGGCATCGAGCGCATCACCGCCACCCTCCCCCGCGTCGGCGAACTGCCCATCGGCGGCACCGCCGTCGGCACGGGCCTCAACGCGCCGGACGGTTTCGGAACCAAGGTGGTCGCCGAACTCGTGCGGCTGACCGGCGTCGAGGCCCTGACGCTCGCGAAGGACAACTTCGAGGCGCAGGCGGCCCGCGACGGGCTCGTCGAACTCTCCGGCCAGCTCAAGACGGTCGCGGTGTCGCTGACCAAGATCGCGAACGACGTCCGCTGGATGGGCTCCGGTCCGCTCACCGGACTCGGCGAGATCCTCCTCCCCGACCTCCAGCCGGGCAGCTCCATCATGCCGGGCAAGGTCAATCCCGTTCTGCCCGAGGCGGTCACACAGGTGGCGGCGCAGGTCATCGGCAACGACGCCGCGGTCACGTGGGGCGGCGGCAACGGCGCCTTCGAACTCAACGTCTACATCCCGATGATGGCCCGCAACGTCCTCGAGTCCCTGAAACTGCTCGCCAACGTCTCGCGGCTGTTCGCCGATCGCTGCATCTCCGGCCTGCAGGCCAACACCGAGCGATTGCGCACCCTCGCGGAGAGTTCACCGTCGATCGTCACCCCGCTCAACAGCGCCATCGGTTACGAGGAGGCGGCCGCCGTGGCCAAGCAGGCCCTCAAGGAGGGCAAGACGATTCGCGAGACCGTCCTGGATCGCGGACTGGTCGGCGACACGCTGACCGAGGCCGAACTCGACGCCCGGCTCGACGTGTTGAAGATGGCCAATCTCGACCGGGAGCGCTGA
- a CDS encoding PIG-L deacetylase family protein, with amino-acid sequence MAAQLLPIPTDWQTALVLVAHPDDPEYGMAAAVARWTGEGRRVVYALASSGERGIEGLSPAECGPLREAEQRASASIVGVDEVEFWGFPDSDIRNVPELRAKIAETVERFRPQVIVSLFGGPEWAPGMPNQRDHMEFAAAVLDAYDALESPPPWLFENGPAATHGVDVEDQIDTAVHALAAHDRYLSVLDPDTPVLDQARAQIEMATAPRTDDPHGHVAGFELKRGHTG; translated from the coding sequence GTGGCGGCGCAGCTGCTTCCCATCCCCACCGACTGGCAGACCGCACTCGTGCTCGTCGCCCACCCCGACGATCCCGAGTACGGGATGGCCGCCGCCGTCGCCCGATGGACCGGCGAGGGCAGACGCGTCGTCTACGCGCTGGCCTCGAGTGGTGAGCGGGGCATCGAAGGTCTCTCACCCGCCGAGTGCGGGCCCCTGCGGGAAGCGGAGCAGCGCGCGTCCGCCTCGATCGTCGGCGTCGACGAGGTCGAGTTCTGGGGCTTCCCCGACAGCGACATCCGCAACGTCCCCGAGTTGCGGGCCAAGATCGCCGAGACCGTCGAACGCTTCCGCCCGCAGGTGATCGTCTCGCTGTTCGGGGGTCCCGAGTGGGCGCCGGGAATGCCCAACCAGCGCGATCACATGGAGTTCGCCGCGGCCGTGCTCGACGCCTACGACGCCCTGGAGTCCCCACCGCCGTGGTTGTTCGAGAACGGTCCCGCGGCGACCCACGGCGTCGACGTCGAGGATCAGATCGACACGGCCGTCCACGCGCTGGCCGCGCACGACCGCTACCTCTCCGTCCTGGATCCCGACACCCCGGTCCTCGACCAGGCACGAGCGCAGATCGAGATGGCGACAGCCCCACGCACCGATGATCCCCACGGCCACGTGGCCGGCTTCGAACTGAAGAGAGGTCACACCGGCTGA
- a CDS encoding DUF4245 domain-containing protein gives MADKPRILINGKDMFWSLVPLLALCALVLIASGNCSVGASKDVADSKLPPFDVVSALNADASQLAFPIRRPPTPEGWRPNSGSSDAIEGHRVSTVGWLSSSGAYVQLSQSDAPEDVLVPYLGGNGGDFGDISGTGTRQAGGRQWVTYETAEGKKFWITDLGDVRIAVLSRGNDADIETIASSVVTQAPLQLG, from the coding sequence ATGGCAGACAAACCCCGCATCCTGATCAACGGTAAGGACATGTTCTGGTCGTTGGTGCCGTTGCTCGCGCTGTGTGCGTTGGTGCTGATCGCCTCGGGGAACTGCTCGGTCGGGGCGTCCAAGGACGTGGCCGACAGCAAGCTGCCGCCGTTCGACGTGGTCAGCGCACTGAACGCGGATGCCAGTCAGCTGGCGTTCCCGATCCGCCGCCCGCCGACCCCGGAGGGATGGCGACCCAACTCGGGGTCGTCCGACGCCATCGAGGGACATCGGGTCAGCACGGTGGGGTGGCTGAGCAGCAGCGGCGCCTACGTACAGCTCAGCCAGTCCGATGCGCCTGAGGACGTGCTCGTGCCCTATCTGGGCGGCAACGGAGGTGACTTCGGCGACATCTCCGGCACCGGTACCCGTCAGGCGGGCGGGCGCCAGTGGGTGACCTACGAGACCGCGGAGGGCAAGAAGTTCTGGATCACCGATCTGGGCGACGTGCGCATCGCGGTGCTGTCGCGGGGCAACGATGCCGACATCGAGACGATCGCGTCGTCGGTCGTCACCCAGGCGCCGTTGCAATTGGGGTAG
- the glpX gene encoding class II fructose-bisphosphatase: MTVSTHQAPDRNLAMELVRVTESAALAAGRWVGRGDKNGGDGAAVDAMRELLSSVSMRGVVVIGEGEKDEAPMLYNGEEVGNGEGPDCDVAVDPIDGTTLMAEGRPNSISVIAVSERGTMYDPSAVFYMDKIAVGPDAKGAININESVEWNINSVAKAKGIDVADLTVIVLDRPRHADLIGEIRAAGAKIRLISDGDVAGAVAAADDYSTVDMLMGVGGTPEGIITAVAMKCMGGEIQGKLWPRNDEERQKALDAGHDLDRVLTNDILVSGENAFFCATGVTNGDMLRGVTYRPNGATTRSLVMRSKSGTVRRIEAVHKPAKLRGYSRIDL; this comes from the coding sequence ATGACCGTCAGCACCCACCAGGCCCCGGACCGCAACCTCGCGATGGAGTTGGTCCGCGTGACCGAGTCGGCTGCACTCGCGGCCGGGCGCTGGGTCGGCCGGGGCGACAAGAACGGCGGTGACGGCGCAGCGGTCGACGCGATGCGCGAGCTGCTCTCGTCGGTGTCGATGCGCGGTGTCGTGGTCATCGGCGAAGGCGAGAAGGACGAGGCGCCGATGCTCTACAACGGCGAGGAGGTCGGCAACGGCGAGGGACCCGACTGCGATGTCGCCGTCGACCCCATCGACGGCACCACCCTGATGGCCGAGGGACGCCCCAACTCGATCTCGGTGATCGCGGTCAGCGAACGCGGCACCATGTACGACCCGTCGGCCGTGTTCTACATGGACAAGATCGCCGTCGGCCCCGACGCCAAGGGCGCCATCAACATCAACGAGTCCGTCGAGTGGAACATCAACTCGGTCGCCAAGGCGAAGGGCATCGACGTCGCCGATCTGACGGTCATCGTCCTCGACCGTCCCCGCCACGCCGATCTCATCGGTGAGATCCGGGCGGCCGGCGCCAAGATCCGCCTCATCTCCGACGGCGACGTCGCCGGTGCGGTCGCGGCCGCCGACGACTACTCCACCGTCGACATGCTCATGGGCGTCGGCGGCACCCCCGAGGGCATCATCACCGCGGTGGCGATGAAGTGCATGGGCGGCGAGATCCAGGGCAAGCTGTGGCCGCGCAACGACGAAGAGCGTCAGAAGGCCCTCGACGCCGGCCACGACCTGGACCGCGTGCTGACCAATGACATCCTCGTCAGCGGCGAGAACGCCTTCTTCTGCGCCACCGGCGTCACCAACGGCGACATGCTGCGCGGCGTCACCTACCGACCCAACGGAGCGACGACCCGGTCGCTGGTGATGCGCTCGAAGTCCGGCACCGTCCGTCGCATCGAGGCCGTTCACAAGCCGGCCAAGCTCCGCGGCTACTCCCGCATCGATCTCTGA